AATGCCCACTAGGTCGGTGCCATTGTCTTCTTCCTCAGAAAGACATAATCCTGCCCCGCCATTGGCCATCAACAACACATCTTCGTTAATGGTAACGGCATTGGTGACAATATCAGACGTTGCCACACCGTCAGGGTTGATAAGAATTGGCACATGTTCGATGAAGCTGCCGGTGGTAAAATCATAAATACCAGCACCTGCCTCGCCCTCGGATACCACAATTTTGTTGTCACTGGTAAAATCAAGGGTTCTCTTGTCCGCTGTTCTAAAGTCGGCATCAATGGCGATACTGCCCACCTGCGATAGGTTTTGGTCCAAGATACGCACGCCGAAATCGGCATCAAGCACCCCTATTTTATCGTCTTTCAGCTTCACCGACCTTAAATCGGAAAACGGGGTGTCGTTTTGGGCTTCCAGGGTGTTCTTATCGTAAACGGTCACGTAACCGTCTTTACCGCTGGTAACGATCACAGAGCTGGCAGTGGTCTCAACATCGGTTGCCACAAATCCTTCTTGAAATCCGTAGAGAATACCGGCACCAAGGTTAAAGCGGCCATTGTCTACCTTTATCTTGGCCACAAATGAATTTGATGTGGCCCGTACCGATTTTTCTGAATCAACACCGCCTGCTGCATAAACGTAGCCATTGTCATATTTTACCGAACTGATGTCGGCATTGGTATAGTACAATCTAGAAGTTACCCCTGGGCGGTTGGGGTCGGCCACGTTTACAATGTCGATGCCACCAACATAGTCTTGTCCGACGGTATTGTAGGCCACATAAGCGTAATTGCCGTGAACATGCACGTGTGAAGCGGTCAGGTTTTCGCCGCCGCTAAATTTGGGCGGAGACACCTGTGCTACCAAAGAAAGGGGGTAGTCGCCTGCCGGTTCATCTGCAAAACGCGCCAATTTACCTGTTAGACGGTCTTCACTAAAAATATCAAGTACACCGGCATTATCAAGAGAGATACTGTTTTCAAGCACAGTTTCGCTGGTCTCTAGTTCAACGGCACTCTGCTCATCTTCGTAAATAATGGTTTCGTCAGAACATGAAAAAAACAAAGCGAGCCCTGTGGCTGCCAACATCGGTAAGATTCGTTTCATAACTAGGCTATACTAAAGTGCCCCAAAATAAGGGCACAACTGGGTATTCGCCCAACTTTTGTTGTGAACGTGCCCCTATCTGTTGTAAAAAGCGGGTTACCTTAGATTTTACCCATCTTTTCAAGCACAAAGAGTATTATGATAGGGATTGCCAGCAATAGTACCATAAGTGTCTCGGTGACCAAGAGGCCCGGCAAAAATATAAGGGTCATGGCATAGCCCCCAATGGCACCACCAAAGTGGGCCGTATGCCCAATGTTGCCCAATCTGCTTTTCATGCCATATATGGAATAAAGTAGGTAGGCAATGCCCAGAACATATGCAGGCAACGGAATCGGAATGAACAGGATGCCCAATTGCATATCGGGCTGCAACAGAATAGCGGCATAGAGTATTCCCGTCACTGCACCACTGGCGCCGACAGCACTGTAATAGGGCTCGTTTTTGTGGAAGAACATGGCAAGCAAACTACCGGCAAAAAGGCTTACAAAGTAAATGACCAGAAATTTGAAGGCCCCAAACCAAGTGATGACCACATCGGCAAAAAAGAAGAGGGTGAACATGTTGAAGAACAAGTGCGAAATATCAACATGCAGGAACCCTGAAGTGAACATGCGCTCTTTTTGACCGGCCTGAATGGCAGCTATGTTGAATTTGTAGCGATCAAAGAAAGTTTGGTCGTTGAAACCCCGAAGTGTCACCAGAATATTGACAACAATAATGCCAATGGTAGCTAAGTGCAAATTGTACATGTACCCATAGGTTTGGGGTCAAATATAGCTATATTTGTGCATACCTTTTTTGCATGCAATTGATTGGTTTTATCATCGCATACCCTTTACTTTGGTTGGTTTCGCGGTTGCCTTTTAGCCTTCTTTACGGCCTGTCAAACATTCTTTATTATCTGGTTTACCATAGTATCGGCTATCGAAAAAAAGTGGTGCGCGAAAACCTTCGTCTGGCCTTTCCTGAGAAATCGATTGCAGAAATCAAAGCGATAGAAAAGAAGTTTTATCGCCATATGTGCGATATGTTTTTAGAGATGATAAAGACGATGGGGATCTCTCATGAACAATTGCAAAAAAGGTTCGTTTTTACAAATTTAGAGGTACTTCATGGCTTGGAGGCCCAGAACAAAAGTATCATGGTCATGTTTCCGCATTATGCGAGTTGGGAATGGTCTATCGCACTCGATGCGCACATCAAATCAAAGGGTTACGGCATCTACCAAAAAATCAACAACCCCTACTTCGATAAATTGATTCGCGATATACGCAAAAAATTCGGCACCTCTTTGATTTCTACAAAGGAAACCAAAGAAATCGTGGCCAAGAACCGCCGTGAAGGTCGTTTGAGCACCTATGGCATACTGAGCGACCAATCGCCCATGCGACATAAGGCCCAATATTGGACCTCGTTCATGGGCATTGTGGTACCTGTTCATGTGGGGGCCGAGAACTTGTGCAAAAAATTGGATTTGCCCGCAGTATATTTAAAGGTCAGAAAACTGAAACGCGGCCATTACCAAGGTACCTTTAAAATACTAGCTGAAAACCCCAAAGAATTCAAGGACTTTGAAATTACCGATGCCTTTTTAAGGGAAGTGGAAGACTCCATTAGGGAAGCCCCGGAATATTATTTCTGGACCCACAAGCGGTGGAAGCATCGCGGCAAAGGGCCCAAGAACATGAAGCAGACAGTACAAGACCAAAGTTAACCATAACCTTTTCACATTTGTTAACTTCGAAGACTAAACCAAAGATATGACCGACCTTCAGATTGCCCGAAACGTGCGCCTGAAACCGATAACCGAAATTGCCGAAAAGCTGGGCGTACCAACCGATTCGTTGGAGCCGTATGGCAAGTACAAAGCCAAAATGCCCGTATCGCTCATCGATTCTGAAAAATTGGCGCAATCAAATTTGATACTGGTATCGGCCATTTCGCCTACACCGGCCGGGGAAGGCAAGACCACCATGTCGATAGGGCTGACCGAAGGCCTGAACCGTTTGGGCAAGAAAGCCACTGTTGTCTTGCGCGAACCTTCATTGGGCCCCGTTTTTGGCATAAAGGGAGGGGCTACCGGCGGTGGTTATTCGCAAGTATTGCCCATGGAAGACATCAATCTGCATTTTACCGGGGATTTTGCTGCCATTGAAAAAGCGCATAACCTGCTATCGGCCTTGATAGACAATAACATTCAGAGCAAAACAGCTTCACTAGGACTTGACCCCCGTACCATCTCTTGGAAAAGAGTGATCGATATGAACGATCGTTCTTTGCGGCACATAATCGTGGGGCTTGGGGGCACTTCTTCGGGTATTCCAAGAGAGACAGGCTTTGATATTACCGCCGCCTCTGAGATCATGGCCATTCTTTGTTTGGCCGAAAACTTATCAGACCTTAAGAAAAGGCTTGGCAACATCTTTGTCGGGTATACTTTTGACCGGCAGCCCATATATGTCCGCGACCTTAAGGCAGAGGGCGCTATGGCGGCCCTGCTCAAACAAGCCATACAGCCCA
This portion of the Flagellimonas lutaonensis genome encodes:
- a CDS encoding lysophospholipid acyltransferase family protein, encoding MQLIGFIIAYPLLWLVSRLPFSLLYGLSNILYYLVYHSIGYRKKVVRENLRLAFPEKSIAEIKAIEKKFYRHMCDMFLEMIKTMGISHEQLQKRFVFTNLEVLHGLEAQNKSIMVMFPHYASWEWSIALDAHIKSKGYGIYQKINNPYFDKLIRDIRKKFGTSLISTKETKEIVAKNRREGRLSTYGILSDQSPMRHKAQYWTSFMGIVVPVHVGAENLCKKLDLPAVYLKVRKLKRGHYQGTFKILAENPKEFKDFEITDAFLREVEDSIREAPEYYFWTHKRWKHRGKGPKNMKQTVQDQS
- a CDS encoding rhomboid family intramembrane serine protease, which encodes MYNLHLATIGIIVVNILVTLRGFNDQTFFDRYKFNIAAIQAGQKERMFTSGFLHVDISHLFFNMFTLFFFADVVITWFGAFKFLVIYFVSLFAGSLLAMFFHKNEPYYSAVGASGAVTGILYAAILLQPDMQLGILFIPIPLPAYVLGIAYLLYSIYGMKSRLGNIGHTAHFGGAIGGYAMTLIFLPGLLVTETLMVLLLAIPIIILFVLEKMGKI